The nucleotide window TCACAAATCTTCTGATGTTCttgatttgccgatttgcatgattattttttgaattacttcaaaatccccctaaaattgttatgttttttgGAAAAAGTAGAATCACAGACTCTAATATAGAGAACATTACAAATatcccaaaatcatagacaatcGTTCTAATACTCTTCATTTTTGCTGCTAAAACTTActtaaaataactaaaaaacatgctaagaataacatAAGAGGATCTGTCATcaataacatttatacatacacatggaagagaaaaattaaaagtaaaaataaaaactgaataataatttttaaaataattaaatgatgtatagtttttttcttcatattgtGACCAACCAAATGTGCGTTTTTGTAGGTGATATACAGACGTGAATGAAAAAAGTTTAAAAGTTAAAggaattaaataatatatatgttacaaatatgtgtttaaataattttattttatgactaTTTCTTGGATAAGTAATGATATGTATATAACTATttgataataacttttttttattgataaaaaataataagctaACTAGTGCCTCGTGCAAtagttaagaaaattaaattaatttttttaataaaaaacaacaactatttgatttttataaagTTAAACATTCCACTTTTGAATAGCTTATTTATATTAGTTTCTTTAAACGGTGTTTCGGTGACACTGGTTAgtatttcttaaaataataagGAGAGAAAAAGAATATCAGAAGAATATACCAAATTTAGGGAACTTTCGTGTCGTGTGAGTGTGGTGATAATTCAAACTTTAATTGCTCACACACACGGTTATTAAACTAGTAAGCTTCAATAAtaacttttctaaaaaaaattattattatttcaattgaCCATTTGAGTTGACTAAGTCTTTCCTAACTACTTTTCTATCTTATATCAACCGGGACCGATCATACATAGGCTATGTGGGGCTAAAGCCCCACATCCAACTTTCCTATtttgtttattataaataaataagggtaataGTTATTTGATATTTGAGTGTATAATGAGTTGTCACGATAGTCTctaaatgtattaaaattttaaattagtttttaattttgcattttattaGTGAAAATAGTCCCAGATGtgacaataagtaagtatatcAAATGACTAATATGTCAATATTAACGAAGTATTTTAATGttaaagactattttgactaacgaaaTGCACAAtctgaaattattttaaaattttgatacattgagtGTCTATTATGTCTACTCCTTACACATTCAGGGATTAGAACAACTATTACCCCTTATAAATAATACactgtattattttttatttttttgtgtttgcattattgtttctttaaaattttaactcCACATGTACCAAATGTCTGAATCTGCCCTGTATATCAATAGTTCTTAATTAGCTCATCCTTAAGTCATTGCATCGAGTCAGAATCATCTCCATGTATCACattttccatttcttttataTGATGAAATAAAGACAAACAAcagtttgtaaaaaataattaatgacttAATGACATGGCTTACAACCTAATTTTGATGTATCTCTTTCTAAATagtatttttcaattattttcaagATAAAGAGCATCCTTGCTCATGAGTATCACCACTCCATTGCTAGAAAACACTTCACTCTTTGCCcctattttaatcattttcatttgtCATCTATAATTCTTAATTAGCTCCCACAAACTTTAAAGGTCAAAATTAGAATCATGAAATCCATTAATTCTTTTCACTTTTCTCATTTAGTTTACTCCGTTTTTATGCAATGAATAATGTTGCTATTGTAACTATTTATATCAAATAATATTCTAATTGtaactatttatataaaaagagttaaagtatttttctcataaaaGTATTTAAGAGAAAGTATTTTGATCTTTTTATAAATATGGTCATTTTATAAAGTTAAACTAGGTTCACTTTGTAAACGAGAATACTTGTTTGTGATACTATGATAAAATGAGTTCTTTTATCTTCTCCACTACTCAAAATCATTGTTTAGATTGCAATCAAAACCAGATTAAACGCATCAGataacaatttattttccttttttatggATCTTATGAATGATCATGAGCAAGGATCGAATAATAATCTCTTGAAGGGCATAACCTTTATAGTTGAACTCAGAGAATGACCACAAGTACTTTATGAATCGGCAACACCTCTACTAAGTCCAcacaaaaaaatgtgtgtgaTCGCGTAGGTTCTCGTATAGTTGACAGTAATATTAAATCatacattaaatattataaCCAGTGATAGTATTTAGTTACACATCACTGCTTTACAAGTAACGAGAATTTCATGTAATTTGATGAAACATTTATGTGATAATGATTATGTGTATGATTACCCTTTTTTgctcatgtctatattgaacacatAACAAAGACCACATCACCCTTATTAATTTGAATATTAGGTCCTTTAATCTAAGTCACTCATGTCCATtaacattaatgacaaatttgaTATTTCTCATATTATGCAAGAGGGACAAATTTGATTTATGCCCCTCATGTCCATCAATATGATTTGTGGAGTACCTATCTACCGACTTTACAATCATCATTTTACGGACAACTTTGGACGACACTAAAGTACTCGACTCCACATGTAAGATCCATAGTGCGGTTTCAGGTCAAAGGGTGGTATACATCACTATCACTATAAGAATAACTTATGATACTTACATAAAACCCAATGTAGTATTCTTAAGgagggtcaatccaatatataTATTACTCATAATATTTATACCTATGTGAATACACGATAACTCGTTGTCAATGATCTATAAGATATGATCATCAGTCTACCCATATAATAGTCTATATACTTGAATGTTATTTGACTTCACAAAAAGCTTGACTATGGATAATTTAAGAATAGTGTCCTTGTTTTTAATTGGATATCACAATTAAGTCTTACATAATGTTCCAACAAACAAACTAGCTATTATAGGGACTTTATTACGTTGAAAAAACAAAGATAACAAACAAATGCGCTTATTAATAGATAATTTGatacatgtatatatttctaatAAAATTTTTGGTCTCCATGACTTACACCAACAATTTCCCACACTGGAACGATGGCCAATAAAGCATACACCTCATACTCATTGATCTAGTATTGTAATACTCAAGGCTAACAAGGGCGGGAAGTGgtcgccggtgcacaaggcacgacaATTAGCGGCTTCCGACAACTTCTAGACGAACCGAATCACaccggaatgagagggatcctgaGGTCGTGCAAGTATGGGACTGCATGGTTAAAAGAATGCTGATAAGATATGTTTGGTACTACctttatcaacaagatgcatcttctttctGGTAGCCCATTctataagaactccacagttaagcgtgcttgacttggagtagTCTTCGGATGGGAGACCTACTGGGAAGTTTCCTAGTACGCGTGCGAGTTAGGACAAAACAAGtcgaaaagactcgtgttggtttgtagggTCAATCGGCAATACTTAATGTCGTCTGAGTTGTTACAAGTGGTATCAGAGTCGACCTCTCCTAGTGCGGTGTGGTTCGGAGATGAACAAAGCAGAAGCTGGTGGGCATATAACACCCAAGGCTACCGAGGGCGGGAAGTGTtcgccggtgcacaaggcacgaTAATTAGCGGCTTTAGACAACTTCTAGACGAACCGAATCACaccggaatgagagggatcccGAGGCCGTGCAAGTATGGGACTGCATGGTTAAAAGAAGGCTTATAAGATATGTTTGGTACTACctttatcaacaagatgcatcttctttttggtAGCCCATTCTATAAGAACTCCACaattaagcgtgcttgacttggagtagTCTTCGGATGGGTGATCTATTGGGAGGTTTTCCCGTTAGCGTGCGAGCGAGGGCAAAACACGGTAAAAAGAATCGTATTGGTTTGTAAGGTCAGTCAACAATACTTAAAATCTTTTGGAATGTTACAAGTATGGTCATCATGCTTCTGCTGCGCAAGAGGTTTTGTTATTGGGTAAATAAGAATGTTAAGTGTTGGTACTTTGCATATTTTCACATCTACTCTATCTAGATGATATTGCATAATTAAGTGTTTGGATCGTTGGTGAGTTATAGGCTCCTTAACTACGATGGCCCCATTGTTATTAGCATAGAGATCAATGGGATCCACAATAATATGGATTATGCCAAGTTCTTTAAGCAAAACATTTAACATATTGCAATCTAAAGTCATCTTTATCTGTCTGAAAGCTAGCATCGTTGTAACGTATTACAACAAGATCTTCCCAATCTCCATATAcgaaaaatgaatttttagtcCTTCTCTCGAGTACGTAGGGATATTTTTTACAGCAACCCAAGGAGCATCGCCGGGATCAGAATGGTACCGACTTGTTTAGCTTAAACCATACAAGATATCTGATCGAGTACATAACCTGGTATACATGATAGATCTTATTGTAGATGCATATGAGATTTTATTCTTGCAATCCCTTCTTTAGTTGAAGGGGATTGTGTTTTTGATAGATACATGCGTTGTTCATAGTTATAAATCCTTTCTTGATATTGTTGAaatatgactcaaaatttgatgatgGAGAATATtgtgttgctaaaaatataaaagatttgtttcaaatattttatgctgaaaatatatttatggacaataaatatatttttgtaccttATGAAGAActatttgatgcaaatatattttgaaagggaatattatatttttgatgcaaatattatttcactgaaagagaagaaaaaaaaaagtatcttcGTGTGGTATtcgttccaaatttatgagttatacttttactataaatatagactttGAATCagagtaaaccttgagatagagggggctgaaacaagggtttagaatgacaacaacaaaactagagtttgtatagagtttgtctctttcgAACAAACACTAGGGAAATTTTAATATGGTCACAGAACGAAAGAAAAAGTGTTTGatcaaatacataaaaaattatttttttaataataaggagaaaattaataaaaaaaaaaaattgaatattttgataGAAATCTTTGTATGTATGTGTCTAAACATTATTGATTTAGTATTTTGTCATGGAAGGATACCTCTTAGATTAgtcaaatttattgaataaacaaTTTCACAAACTTTAGATAATAAGTTAACAACAAACATACATTTAACAAACATACATTTGACCATTCAAACAAAGTACACGAGAAACAATAGAAGACACAATGGACCGATTTGACTTAAAAGCTCCCAACTaaactttttctttatatttttctatttactATCTAACCAATTAATTGTATATTATTATCCTACCTTACCAAACAAGAACTAAACGACTATTaaccaacacctaattttatAGTACTATACTAGCTTAAAGTAGGATTAAAATCCTTCAATGGTTGCAAATGATTCAAGCATTAATGTTCACACGGTTAATGTTCACACGGTTATTAAAATAATAGGCTTCTAaagtaataatttatttgaaaaaacaatattatttcaATTGACCTGTTGACTTGACTATGTCTTTCATATCCTCGTATCTACCCTTATATAATAGCTTACAATTCTCTCATCTTTAATTCATCAGTGTCACTAATCCATTGCTCCTCAAGACTTCAACAAGCTTAAGCAATAATGAAGGTCAAAATTAGAATCATAAAATccattttttcacttttctccATGAATAATGTTTTCATTGTTGTCTCTTTTTAGTTGTTATATCCTTTCATATTTCATAATAGAAATAATTGTGGAATTTTATTTAATAgttctttgatttattttttaacagaaagtagTGTTGAAGGTTGACTTTTATAATGATAGAACCAAGCAAAAGGTTATGAAGACAGTGTCCAGCCTTTCAGGTATATATTAAATTTCATAGCAAATTACAAGTAatagttttagtcccttaaattaatttcaggtaacagtttggtcttttatctttttttcatttcaatttggtcctttttgtccatttttatatacattttcaagcttcaaatctaatattcatatgcaaacatagacgaggatcatagatttgaagattgaaagaccataagaaaataaaatcatgaattttaagcttaaaaattcatatgaaaatggacaaaaaggaccaaattgaaatgaaaaaaagataaaggaccaaactgttatctgaaattaagttaagggactaaaagtgtaattttgcctatatttttttaagtgttaGTGACAAAATTCACACAAAAAATGTAGAGTAAGAGAGAAACCTAGTTATgaaacctaatttttttatcacGCGATTTAACATAGCAAATGTTCTCGTAATCTTTTATCATCTACACTTATTagctagacaaaaaaaaatctttttttttttgacaaaagctaGACACACAGACAAGaatgtttacaaaaaaattacaagacattttttttaagacataaAAGGAGTTTAActactttaattttataatctatttttaatgcaaccaatttaaaataaaaatcgaaaaaagataaattagtattaataacGATGCCGCTAATGAACATTTAAGAATTATTTCAAATAGGATTTGAATTGGGTCATTTGTGAATGCAAATTAATTTAACCTTTGTGTAAAAAAGATACAAACCATATTACATTAAGgattcattgtttttctttgtcAATATTGCAGGGGTTGAATCAGTATCAATAGACACTAATGAGAAGAAATTGACGTTAACAGGGGATGTTGATCCTATAAAAGTAGTCTCTAAACTACGAAAGTTGTGTCAAACAGAAGTAGTTTCAATTGGAGCTCTAAATGAGGAGAAGAAAGAGACCACGGATGCAAATGTACCCATTCCACTTCCGTCATTTGAATCCTATCCAGTCTATTATCAAATGACACCACAACCTTATATTCGAGATTACTACTATGTTTGATGTGgataagaagaaaataatcCTACAAGATAGTATTTCTGATAAACTTTTTATACTTTAGTATTCCTTCTGTCTCATATTAGGtgttttatttgagtttttcacgtgtattaaaaaataattatgttgatttcaatggtaacatatgtactccctccatttttaaatataaacaaattttattttttagattcattcaattaatgatgtatgtgaggattatttttagtattgcaagtgagaaccattattttactaagttactattCAGTAGTGGTAATTAGTTTTGAACCGGTAATTATTCGATAACTTTTAACCGTAAGTGGATAGAAACTTTGGGAGTTAGTTTATAAGAGTTTTGAAATTCTAGCACACTTGTTTTAATACGTTTTGTATGATGTTTTAATATTTGCGATGTTACGATTAATGTTTCAACATCACACgataaatagaattaaaaacaagaaaataaaagacagGAAAGTAAAGAACGCAATGAGTTTGTTGACCCAGatcggtgacaaacacacctactctggAGGCTAtcaagccaggaaggaaatccactagtgtagtccttattcaatagctctcagcaaactcctcgtttacactatatgacctaggacctacccgtatagacttcaacctaggaactcctagatctgagatctcaTCTCACTATCCTAATGGTCAGTCACAGCCGCTGTGACCTATCAGACCTAAACCAAAACAAAGATAGAAGTTACCTTCCAACACAAACAATTAGCACCGTGTTTCACAACTTTGGTGTAGTAGAAAGAGTAATCAATACTCACTCACACACAGTCCTAACAAGTatcacaaacgatacaagaaGAACACACAATAGATTCTAAACTTGcatcacaaacgatacaagagCATAATACATAAAGACTCAAACCCCAAAAATCTAACTTTCAGAATGACAGCTTGAATAAAgaattaggtcttgaagtcttcCTTATATACTGAAGCAGCTTGGCTAAATAACTCGTTGGGCTTCAGTAAAATTCAGATCGGTTCAGCTTAATCTGCAAAACAAGAAGCAGAAACAAATCTGGAAAGTCCTAAAATGTCGGAACATTTATAGGATCGTTCcgaacaataataaatatttcctaaaatataaaatacactttCGAAATATTCCACAGCTGATTCTTAGAAGATATGCGCATTGCTTGATCaataagttaagaaaatattgtttccttaaacaataaaggGTGCACGTACAAACAAGCAAGAACTCAGGCACACTGAACCGTGCTAGGATGTTGAAGCATCGCATCCAACATCTTCCAGAGACGCCTAAACAAATGTTGGAACTTTGATTCCAACTTACAGATcaaggatatttgttttagcaacaatgcatccaatacaaatacccaacaaaTTTTAAGCTCATTGGACTTTTAAGGGTTAAGTCCATTAGTGTGGACATTATTTAAACCTTAGTTTTTGAGGAAATTAGGTCACCTAGTATCATTGGTTCATTTCATATAacattttgagagaggtagagagagaaagttcaagagaagGAGAAAAATGGTTATAAGAGGGAAAGCTTGATGAACCAAGAGGTGATAGAGATTCTAGGAGCTTAATTGAAGTTTTTGTTAGGATTATTGTTTATTGAGGTAGGGGGttagatttcaatcataatctCTTAGTTGTAGCTTCTTCTCTAATTCTATGCATACGTGCTTATTTTTGTAAAGtgattattatgattttaattgatgaaatttatgCTTATACTTTGATGTAATGTTTGGGTAtgtgaatttgatgttgattgagttgttgatgatgaaattacatGCTCAAGATgtgtatatatgtatactttGTGTTTTCGtttaaaattgatgaaaaattatgttgttgttgatgacttATTGATGAATTcatgattggttgttgttgttgttatgagatgttgttattgttgattgatgCCATGGGTAACCATAATCTTTGAGCTTGTTATAAATTTGTGTTGTTCTTGAAGGTTTTCATGAAAAATGGATCAAATGgtgatttttgttgaaatgatgttttggttcaacttttatatggttttgagtgtctTTTCATGTTTATAAACGTTTAGACAAACCTTgtgatcaaatttgggcattggggagtaaaaatttggattttggagtgaaaaatgggtttttcccgagagctacCTGTCATagctcaccatggcgagtaaTTTGGTGGCCACGGAGAGTACAACAGATGTctaactcgccacggcgagtgagtTGCTTGTCGGGGCGAGCTGCACAATGACAACATCCcatgtttcgcgttcttgcatctttttcacacatttttgttttgaaattgcctttggtgtaaacaagaaagttttagataattgtgttagatttccaatggctttggtatgacttgaaaatgatttttagatttTGGGTTATGATGAAAacactccaaggaggtcttggtgaaattttatgaaaattccggataactatttctaagtcaacccaaaacttatggtTTGTTTCCAAACTTCAAAACGAGAAGTATTAGGAATTTAATTAAgaggtttaagagtatttaacctatgtctTGAAAATGGTACGAACTTGTCATAACTTTGtggtttttatgattttgtcgTAGTCGGCCAGTGAAACTGACATGTATATTCAACCACACTCATATGTGATCTAAGTGTATACATAGTCGAGGCCCTAGAGTTTATTTACTTGGTTTTGGTTCATTtgtctcaattattttaaagttgtaAAATGAGAGACGAACTTTGTCGAAAATAATCTTTAAGACCAAATACTTGGCAAATCTTTTTTGGATAGtttgatatgattatatgaagatatgTTAATGATAGCTAGGTGTTGAACATGATATTTATCATAATGTGTTgtattttcttctttacttGAATTGTGAGAACTTGTATGGATTGTTATGATTTTGATTGATAattgtgataatgatcatgtaaTAGTGGTAATGTGGTGGTGATGATTGTGTGgatgtaaatacttgataatgcaattgatGTTGAAGTTGTTCAATGTAGTTGGAGGTGATCTCttacattgttgttgttgattatataTGAGGTgatgttgcattgtcgagtctttgcttgtatgtccatgcatcatagtcatataTGTGTTGTATCATGGTGTTGAACCTTTACTTCGTTGTAAagtaagacgggtgtgaaatcttacattattgtttttgttgcatcatgggTAACGCCCTAGACGTTGTTGGTGACGGTATCACATGCATTTagaagagtctagaacattgcatgcatttgaGTGATTGGTGAATCGTGTCATAAATGTATATGTGACTTTGTGGATTTGTGCATTGGTATAACTTGTCGGATGTTGTGACTATGTGAATGAATTTATATGCACATAATTGAAGTGGAATTATCTATAATGAAATTGATTCGAAATGCTTACCTTTTCAtaattgtttatgttgattatgattgatgtgaagcttacctccagtggttttgaccgcctacctgtttg belongs to Medicago truncatula cultivar Jemalong A17 chromosome 6, MtrunA17r5.0-ANR, whole genome shotgun sequence and includes:
- the LOC25496474 gene encoding heavy metal-associated isoprenylated plant protein 39, translated to MKKVVLKVDFYNDRTKQKVMKTVSSLSGVESVSIDTNEKKLTLTGDVDPIKVVSKLRKLCQTEVVSIGALNEEKKETTDANVPIPLPSFESYPVYYQMTPQPYIRDYYYV